In a genomic window of Strix aluco isolate bStrAlu1 chromosome 3, bStrAlu1.hap1, whole genome shotgun sequence:
- the MAP3K7 gene encoding mitogen-activated protein kinase kinase kinase 7 isoform X11 gives MSSPAPALSTKPDQIHVTEDGGVECSSYSCAGNGQQRRRSIQDLSVAGTESSQESRNSSRSSSPSVRMITTSGPTSEKPTRNPWTPDDAAALGDSIVFEGNTLVSLPRLLCGRCFWGMETNGSDNSIPMAYLTLDHQLQPLAPCPNSKESMAVFEQHCKMAQEYMKVQTEIALLLQRKQELIAELDQDEKDQQNTSRLVQEHKKLLDENKSLSTYYQQCKKQLEVIRNQQQKRPGTS, from the exons ATGTCGTCACCAGCTCCTGCCCTGAGTACTAAGCCTGACCAAATACATGTGACAGAAGATGGTGGAGTAGAGTGCAGCAGCTATTCATGTG caggaaACGGACAGCAGAGGCGCAGATCCATTCAAGATCTTAGTGTTGCTGGAACAGAGTCCAGTCAG GAGAGTAGAAACAGCAGTAGATCATCTAGTCCTAGTGTGAGAATGATCACTACCTCGGGACCAACCTCTGAAAAGCCAACTCGTAATCCATGGACACCTGATGATGCAG CTGCTCTTGGAGATAGCATAGTCTTTGAGGGCAACACCTTAGTTTCTCTACCACGACTACTCTGTGGCAGGTGCTTTTGGGGTATGG AGACCAATGGGTCAGATAACTCCATCCCAATGGCATATCTTACATTAGATCACCAGTTACAG CCTCTAGCACCGTGCCCAAACTCCAAAGAATCTATGGCTGTGTTTGAACAGCACTGCAAAATGGCACAAGAATATATGAAAGTTCAGACAGAAATTGCATTGCTGTTGCAGAGGAA acaagaaCTAATAGCAGAACTGGACCAGGATGAAAAAGACCAGCAAAACACATCACGTCTGGTACAAGAACATAAAAAGCTGTTAGATGAAAACAAAAGTCTCTCAACTTACTATCAGCAATGCAAAAAACAATTGGAGGTCATCAGAAATCAGCAACAGAAACGGCCAGGCACATCATGA
- the MAP3K7 gene encoding mitogen-activated protein kinase kinase kinase 7 isoform X12, giving the protein MSSPAPALSTKPDQIHVTEDGGVECSSYSCGNGQQRRRSIQDLSVAGTESSQESRNSSRSSSPSVRMITTSGPTSEKPTRNPWTPDDAAALGDSIVFEGNTLVSLPRLLCGRCFWGMETNGSDNSIPMAYLTLDHQLQPLAPCPNSKESMAVFEQHCKMAQEYMKVQTEIALLLQRKQELIAELDQDEKDQQNTSRLVQEHKKLLDENKSLSTYYQQCKKQLEVIRNQQQKRPGTS; this is encoded by the exons ATGTCGTCACCAGCTCCTGCCCTGAGTACTAAGCCTGACCAAATACATGTGACAGAAGATGGTGGAGTAGAGTGCAGCAGCTATTCATGTG gaaACGGACAGCAGAGGCGCAGATCCATTCAAGATCTTAGTGTTGCTGGAACAGAGTCCAGTCAG GAGAGTAGAAACAGCAGTAGATCATCTAGTCCTAGTGTGAGAATGATCACTACCTCGGGACCAACCTCTGAAAAGCCAACTCGTAATCCATGGACACCTGATGATGCAG CTGCTCTTGGAGATAGCATAGTCTTTGAGGGCAACACCTTAGTTTCTCTACCACGACTACTCTGTGGCAGGTGCTTTTGGGGTATGG AGACCAATGGGTCAGATAACTCCATCCCAATGGCATATCTTACATTAGATCACCAGTTACAG CCTCTAGCACCGTGCCCAAACTCCAAAGAATCTATGGCTGTGTTTGAACAGCACTGCAAAATGGCACAAGAATATATGAAAGTTCAGACAGAAATTGCATTGCTGTTGCAGAGGAA acaagaaCTAATAGCAGAACTGGACCAGGATGAAAAAGACCAGCAAAACACATCACGTCTGGTACAAGAACATAAAAAGCTGTTAGATGAAAACAAAAGTCTCTCAACTTACTATCAGCAATGCAAAAAACAATTGGAGGTCATCAGAAATCAGCAACAGAAACGGCCAGGCACATCATGA